A segment of the Cenarchaeum symbiosum A genome:
TCGCATAGTATGACAACAGTATCCCAAGAACCACCGAAAAGACAGAGACTGACGCCGATATGACCAGTGTTATTCCAAAGCCCCTCCCAAACAGCATCGCAGTCACGCTGGGCACCACCACAAGCGCCGATATGAGCAGTATCCCCACCAATCTCATCGAGGTGACCACCGCGACAGCGGCCAGTGCCACAAAGAGATAGTTGAGCAGCGTGACGTTTATCCCGGATATTCGCGCCTGCTCCTCGCTGAATGATATGTGCAGCAGCTGCCCCCTCAGCGCCAGAATCGCGCCAGCCACGCCCGCGCTGGCGGCTACTGTCACCACCACGTCCTCTATACTTACCAGCAGTATGCTCCCAAACAGAAAACTAAACAGGTCCGCGGAAAACCCGCCCGACGCGCTCACCAGTATCACCCCTGCCGCAAGCCCAGATACCAGGACCACTGCGACTGCGGCATCGCCGGGTATGCTTGATGACCGGAGCCTCTGCAGGCTCAGCCCCCCCAGTATCGAGGCGGCATAGGCGCCCCACAAAGGGAACACCCCGAGAAAGAGGCCTGCTGCAACCCCGCCAAATGCAACGTGTGATATGCCGTCCCCGAACAGCGAGTACCTCCTTAACACAAGGAACATCCCGACAAGCGAGCATGTAACGGCCACGGCGGCCCCCGCAATGAGCGCCTTTTGCATAAAGCCATAGGCGAGCGCCTCCAGGACCATTATCCTACCCGTCGTGGCCGTGCATGTGCATCTGCATGGCCGATTCCCTGTACTTGCCGAGCGCCTCTTCGTCTTTAAAGAACTGCTCCTTGCCCCCGTGAAAGAACAGACTCCCGTCCATGCACGCCACCTTCTCCGCGTGCCGCTCTATCGCGGTCAGGTCGTGCGACGACCAGATTATGGTCGTCCCACTCTCGTTTATCCTGTTCATTACATCGTAGAATGCGGCCTGCGATTCTGCATCCACCCCGGTGACCGGCTCATCCAGTATGAGCAGAAGGGGATCGTTGACAAGCGACTTTGCTATTATCACGCGCTGCAGCTCCCCGCCGGAGAGCTCCCCTATGCGGCGCCCCGCAAGGGCGCCAAGCCCCACGGTCGATAGTGCCGCGGCCGTCCTCTCCCGGGCCCCGCCGAGCCCCCCGTATGTGCGGCCCCACTCGAGCCCCGCCTCCCTTACCAGGCGGGCCCCCTTGGCGGTCCTCCGGGTGGAGACGCCCAGCGAGACCACGTCAGAGACGGTGGCCGGAAACCCGTGATCAAACGAGATCTTTTGCGGCACATACCCAACCAGGGGAACAAGGTGCCTGAGGCTGCGGGGCCCGTGCCCGAACAGCCGGACTGCCCCGCGGTGCGGCTGCAGGCCTAGTATAGCCCGGAACATGGTGGTCTTGCCCGCCCCGTTGGGGCCCACTATGCCCAGCAGGTCGCCCTGGAGCACATCAAAGCTGATGTCATCTACGGCGGCCCTGCCGCCGTAATCGACGGTCAGGTGCTCGGCTGCAAGCACCTCAGCTACCGGCAACCGAGCGCCTCTTCCATGGAGTCCACGTTCTGTTCCATCTTGTCGAGCAGCGTCACGCCGGCGGCTGATTCCTCCGGGGTCACCGCCTCGATGGTGCTAAACGGTACAACGCGCGCTCCCGCCTCGGAGGCCATCGATTCCGGCAGCCGCGGATCCGCAAGCTCGTCGGCCAGTATGACCCCCGTCCCCCTTGCCGCCTCTATGAAACCTGCAATCTCCGACGCGGACGCCAGCAGGTCCGGCTCCTGGCCCATCGAGACGAGATCCAGGCCGTACCTCTCCGCAAGGTGCGTGGGGGCGGCATGGAACGAGACCAGCCTTACCCCGCATTCTTCCGGCAGGGACTGCATGTCCCTATCAATGCCATCTAGCAGCAGGTTGTACTCTGCGGCATTCCTGGAATATGTCCCCGCGTTCTCCGGGTCTGCAGCTGATAGTGCCGATTCAATTACCAGCACCTGTTTCTGCGCCAGAACGGGATCAATCCATGTGTGCGGGTCGGGTCCGTGGTGGGCGTGGCCGTGGCCTGAATCTCCCTCGTCATCGTCGTGCTCCCTGCCGTGATCATCGTCGTGCTCCCTGCCGTGATCATCGTCATCGTCGTGCTCCCTGCCGTGATCATCGTCATCGTCGTGCTCCCTGCCGTGATCATCGTCATCGTCGTGCTCCCTGCCGTGATCATCGTCATCGTCGTGCTCCCTGCCGTGATCATCGTCATCGTCGTGCTCCCTGCCGTGATCATCGTCATCGTCGTGCTCCCTGCCGTGATCATCGTCATCGTCGTGCTCCCTGCCGTGATCATCGTCATCGTCGTGCTCCCTGCCGTGATCATCGTCATCGTCGTGCTCCCTGCCGTGATCATCGTCATCGTCGTGCTCCCTGCCGTGATCATCGTCCCTTTCGTGATCGTCATCGTCGTGCTCCCTGCCGTGATCATCGTCCCTTTCGTGATCGTCATCGTCGTGCTCCCTGCCGTGATCATCGTCATCGTCGTGCTCCCTGCCGTGATCATCGTCCCTTTCGTGATCGTCATCGTCGTGCTCCCTGCCGTGATCATCGTCCCTTTCGTGATCGTCATCGTCGTGCTCCCTGCCGTGATCATCGTCCCTTTCGTGATCGTCATCGTCGTGCTCCCTGCCGTGATCATCGTCCCTTTCGTGATCGTCATCTCTGTCGTGATCCCTGGCCTCACCGTCATGGTCATCGTGCTCCCTGTTCTGCCCAGATGAATCCCCGAGGAGAAGATCCTCCGACGCGCCCACAAATACAACATGGTCAAACTCGCCTGATTCTCTCAGGCTCTCCACGTACGGCTCCATGCCCAGCCCGTTGTATACGAACACGTCCGCGTC
Coding sequences within it:
- a CDS encoding ABC-type Mn2 /Zn2 transport system, permease component (COG1108), with the translated sequence MVLEALAYGFMQKALIAGAAVAVTCSLVGMFLVLRRYSLFGDGISHVAFGGVAAGLFLGVFPLWGAYAASILGGLSLQRLRSSSIPGDAAVAVVLVSGLAAGVILVSASGGFSADLFSFLFGSILLVSIEDVVVTVAASAGVAGAILALRGQLLHISFSEEQARISGINVTLLNYLFVALAAVAVVTSMRLVGILLISALVVVPSVTAMLFGRGFGITLVISASVSVFSVVLGILLSYYASLAPSGTIVAVAVVFLAGVIGARSAGLLPGGRSGLRS
- a CDS encoding ABC-type Mn2 /Zn2 transport system, ATPase component (COG1121) produces the protein MLAAEHLTVDYGGRAAVDDISFDVLQGDLLGIVGPNGAGKTTMFRAILGLQPHRGAVRLFGHGPRSLRHLVPLVGYVPQKISFDHGFPATVSDVVSLGVSTRRTAKGARLVREAGLEWGRTYGGLGGARERTAAALSTVGLGALAGRRIGELSGGELQRVIIAKSLVNDPLLLILDEPVTGVDAESQAAFYDVMNRINESGTTIIWSSHDLTAIERHAEKVACMDGSLFFHGGKEQFFKDEEALGKYRESAMQMHMHGHDG
- a CDS encoding ABC-type metal ion transport system, periplasmic component/surface adhesin (COG0803) codes for the protein MVRPMVYVISGVVAAAVIVAVIAAAVPGSDTVLEGAMAPGDAAPIEGTLAPGDAAPIERTLVVASFFPYYELARNVAGDAATVEQLTPTGAGAHGWEPGARELQLLKDADVFVYNGLGMEPYVESLRESGEFDHVVFVGASEDLLLGDSSGQNREHDDHDGEARDHDRDDDHERDDDHGREHDDDDHERDDDHGREHDDDDHERDDDHGREHDDDDHERDDDHGREHDDDDDHGREHDDDDHERDDDHGREHDDDDHERDDDHGREHDDDDDHGREHDDDDDHGREHDDDDDHGREHDDDDDHGREHDDDDDHGREHDDDDDHGREHDDDDDHGREHDDDDDHGREHDDDDDHGREHDDDDDHGREHDDDHGREHDDDEGDSGHGHAHHGPDPHTWIDPVLAQKQVLVIESALSAADPENAGTYSRNAAEYNLLLDGIDRDMQSLPEECGVRLVSFHAAPTHLAERYGLDLVSMGQEPDLLASASEIAGFIEAARGTGVILADELADPRLPESMASEAGARVVPFSTIEAVTPEESAAGVTLLDKMEQNVDSMEEALGCR